From Strigops habroptila isolate Jane chromosome 10, bStrHab1.2.pri, whole genome shotgun sequence, one genomic window encodes:
- the CRIPT gene encoding cysteine-rich PDZ-binding protein isoform X3, with protein sequence MVCEKCEKKLGTVITPDTWKDGARNTTESGGRKLNENKALTSKKARFDPYGKNKFAICRICKSSVHQPGSHYCQGCAYKKGSHPSAPNTTQAFVPGKLQCPPQG encoded by the exons ATGGTGTGCGAGAAGT GTGAGAAGAAGCTCGGCACTGTGATCACTCCCGATACGTGGAAGGATGGTGCAAGAAACACGACAG AAAGTGGTGGCCGcaagttaaatgaaaacaaagcattgACCTCAAAGAAGGCAAG gTTTGATCCTTATGGAAAGAACAAATTTGCAATCTGTCGGATTTGTAAGAGTTCTGTGCATCAGCCAGGGTCTCACTATTGTCAAGGATGTGCCTATAAAAAAG GATCTCATCCTTCAGCCCCCAACACCACACAGGCTTTTGTGCCAGGAAAGTTGCAGTGCCCACCTCAAGGCTGA
- the CRIPT gene encoding cysteine-rich PDZ-binding protein isoform X1, whose protein sequence is MVCEKCEKKLGTVITPDTWKDGARNTTESGGRKLNENKALTSKKARFDPYGKNKFAICRICKSSVHQPGSHYCQGCAYKKVPAENVSSLLTRSPLRTTGADVLKGPEGICLKSCQEAEGRAEWSILHVGIAGKDSFLNCSQRHF, encoded by the exons ATGGTGTGCGAGAAGT GTGAGAAGAAGCTCGGCACTGTGATCACTCCCGATACGTGGAAGGATGGTGCAAGAAACACGACAG AAAGTGGTGGCCGcaagttaaatgaaaacaaagcattgACCTCAAAGAAGGCAAG gTTTGATCCTTATGGAAAGAACAAATTTGCAATCTGTCGGATTTGTAAGAGTTCTGTGCATCAGCCAGGGTCTCACTATTGTCAAGGATGTGCCTATAAAAAAG TGCCTGCAGAAAACGTGAGCTCTCTGTTAACAAGAAGCCCACTAAGGACAACAGGAGCAGAtgtgttgaagggacctgaAGGAATTTGTTTGAAGTCTTGCCaagaagctgaaggaagagCTGAGTGGAGTATTCTCCATGTGGGTATTGCTGGTAAAGATTCTTTTCTTAATTGTTCACAAAGACACTTCTGA
- the CRIPT gene encoding cysteine-rich PDZ-binding protein isoform X5 has translation MVCEKCEKKLGTVITPDTWKDGARNTTESGGRKLNENKALTSKKARFDPYGKNKFAICRICKSSVHQPGSHYCQGCAYKKGICSMCGKKVLDTKNYKQTSV, from the exons ATGGTGTGCGAGAAGT GTGAGAAGAAGCTCGGCACTGTGATCACTCCCGATACGTGGAAGGATGGTGCAAGAAACACGACAG AAAGTGGTGGCCGcaagttaaatgaaaacaaagcattgACCTCAAAGAAGGCAAG gTTTGATCCTTATGGAAAGAACAAATTTGCAATCTGTCGGATTTGTAAGAGTTCTGTGCATCAGCCAGGGTCTCACTATTGTCAAGGATGTGCCTATAAAAAAG GCATCTGCTCAATGTGTGGCAAGAAGGTCTTGGATACGAAGAACTACAAGCAAACTTCTGTCTAA
- the PIGF gene encoding phosphatidylinositol-glycan biosynthesis class F protein yields the protein MKEVEIRRLLAANLLCVFAVILTAVVPGFFWEGFTVLGTHLAWLCICSVCVGTVNVILHLVLKPNHSPKRSSFAHKISRFLKCCIYFFMSCIIFHAIIVLYGAPLIGSVTETFLFSVLLSTFTTLQCLCMLGPNTHAWIRVFSKNGATSIWESSLQITTVCSILGAWFGAFPIPLDWDRPWQVWPISCSFGATFGYVAGLIIAPLWLYWNRKQLTYKSR from the exons ATGAAAGAAGTAGAAATAAGGAGGCTCTTGGCTGCGAACCTCCTCTGCGTGTTCGCAGTTATCCTGACAGCGGTCGTTCCGGGTTTCTTCTGGGAAGGATTCACAGTCTTGGGAACACACCTCGCGTGGCTGtgtatttgttctgtttgtgttGGTACCGTTAATGTAATCTTGCACTTAGTCCTTAAGCCAAATCATTCTCCTAAGAGAAGTTCTTTTGCTCACAAG ATATCCAGATTTCTAAAATGCTGTATATACTTTTTCATGTCTTGCATAATATTTCATGCCATTATTGTTCTGTATGGAGCACCTCTTATAGG GTCAGTGACTGAGAcgtttttgttttcagttttgctctcTACCTTTACTACTTTACAATGCTTGTGTATGCTGGGACCAAACACCCATGCATGGATACGGGTATTTAGTAAAAATGG AGCTACGTCCATCTGGGAAAGCAGTTTACAAATTACTACTGTGTGCAGTATACTTGGAGCTTGGTTTGGAGCATTTCCTATTCCTCTTGATTGGGATCGGCCTTGGCAG GTATGGCCCATTTCCTGTTCCTTCGGAGCTACTTTTGGCTATGTGGCTGGTCTGATTATTGCACCTCTGTGGCTATACTGGAACCGGAAGCAGCTTACATACAAAAGCAGATAA